The Notolabrus celidotus isolate fNotCel1 chromosome 23, fNotCel1.pri, whole genome shotgun sequence region TCTTTGCTTCGATTCGCCAGATGGAACCTTCGCCTTCCTCACCTTTGCCACCGCCaacttcctccttctccttcctctctccatccttgTTATCCATGTGGGATTCCAAAGATGGACGCTGCAACGATCCACCTCTTCGACAAGAGTGACAAGCCACACCGACGTCTTCACCTACCACATGGTGGCCATGGAGTTCTTCACCCTGCTGGGATCTGGCCTTTACTGCGTTGCTGATTTTTTAAGAAATGAGCAGATAATGATAGCtgggttttatttgttttctataATCCTACCTGGTCAGACAAATTTTCACTGCATGACTTGCATTGAGCGCTATGTAGCTGTAGTCCACCCAATCACCTACCTGGGCCTGAGAAAGACGAGTGGGGTCAGGATCAGAAATATCAGCATAGGCTGTGTCTGGCTGTTGAGTGTTGGATGGATGCATGTGACTTACATCCACTTACCATATCTTGCTGTAATCCCCTTGTTCTTATTTTACACTGTTTCCCTGCTGGTCATCTCTTTTTGCAGTCTTTCTGTCCTCTGGGCTCTCAGGCATCCATCGCCTGGAGACAGATCTGGAGACAGGGTCAGGGTTGACCAATCCAAGCAAAGGGCCTTTCACACCATTATGGCTATAATGGGAGTGCTGCTGCTTAAGTTTTCTGGGCATCTAATTTGCTTGGTTATATATAGGTCTACTGTTGCAGTGGGTAGGGATCCGTGTTTTGTCCTCAAAAGCTCCTTCTGGTTGAGCCTTCCCAGCAGTCTTGTTTTACCTTTGCTGTTTTTACAAAGAGCAGGCAAACTAACATGTTGTAAGAACAACACTGCATCAGGACAAGGGTCCAAATAGGGCATCTTAAGTTGTATCTTATCTTTTTATTATGTCTTATTGTCCCTCGTATAGATTTGTAAAATTCTTAACGTATCTCAGCCTGGTGACTTTGTAAAGCCTCAATAGGTTGTTTGCAATAACGTCATGCAAGTGACGTGTGGAATTCAAATGGGAGTCAGGAAGTAAATTTCAGAATGGACTTAACCAAGGAAAGCCCGTACTGTGCAGCTCTAGACACCGTAATAAGACAGAGATACccacaaaaaaatctgaattatgTCAGAAGAGATCTTCGTCTCATGAGGACTTCCGATTTTTTTACTGACCCGAgcttatttctgaatgtgtctgccGTTGACATCACTAACTACCCCGTCCTCCAGACTTCATTTTACACCACCGAGCAGAGGAAGGTGTTCAAAAGCCTCCTGGCTCACAATCTTCTTGAGTGGTCGGGTCCACGACCTGGGTATCAAGGTGCTCAACAACGATTGTCTTTAGGTTTTCTCCAGGGTGAGTGTTTTTCAATTAATTTCCAACTCAGAGAGGATCATTCTCAGTGTTCTCTCATTTCCACTAACGTTAGTTTACTTACCGCAGGTTAACCCTCTAAAGGGTTCAGCCAACAGGAGTTTACTTAAAcatagacatatatatatacagcatACGTACATTACCTTCACTCACCCTGGACAAATtggtcaccacacacacaggcataacCCGACTTTGCTCCTCCTGACCATAAACAAAGGTTTCCTCGTTTTTCAGAgggttttttgcattttcccccttgagaacCACAACCTTTTGGACAC contains the following coding sequences:
- the LOC117807007 gene encoding uncharacterized protein LOC117807007 isoform X1 is translated as MMERCSPPTSPHLFSTSPRCFRKHPRALVLQRSHMSVNSSSFSNASHISNRRSFLCFDSPDGTFAFLTFATANFLLLLPLSILVIHVGFQRWTLQRSTSSTRVTSHTDVFTYHMVAMEFFTLLGSGLYCVADFLRNEQIMIAGFYLFSIILPGQTNFHCMTCIERYVAVVHPITYLGLRKTSGVRIRNISIGCVWLLSVGWMHVTYIHLPYLAVIPLFLFYTVSLLVISFCSLSVLWALRHPSPGDRSGDRVRVDQSKQRAFHTIMAIMGVLLLKFSGHLICLVIYRSTVAVGRDPCFVLKSSFWLSLPSSLVLPLLFLQRAGKLTCCKNNTASGQGSK